A portion of the Ferrimonas lipolytica genome contains these proteins:
- a CDS encoding J domain-containing protein, giving the protein MLSVIIIIALVTLIIAELALRHARLALTSKPRPRYVTKKSQRAQRLKPTASSDKNPLFRSLVSRTESDSVYSPRQHLKTVIEVDKQRRSLQILGFKQMPTKVQLKQRMRLLAKRYHPDLGGDIRTMQRINKAYQLLVK; this is encoded by the coding sequence ATGTTATCTGTAATTATTATAATCGCTCTTGTTACATTGATTATCGCAGAGCTAGCGTTACGCCATGCTAGGTTGGCTCTTACTAGCAAGCCGCGGCCTCGATACGTCACTAAAAAGTCTCAACGTGCCCAGCGGCTAAAACCTACTGCCAGCTCAGACAAGAATCCTTTATTCCGCTCACTGGTATCTCGGACAGAAAGCGACAGCGTCTATTCGCCACGGCAACATCTCAAAACCGTTATCGAAGTCGATAAACAACGACGCTCTTTACAGATCTTAGGTTTTAAGCAAATGCCAACAAAAGTACAACTGAAACAACGAATGCGTTTGCTAGCGAAACGCTATCATCCCGACTTGGGCGGGGACATCCGCACTATGCAGCGCATTAATAAAGCTTACCAACTGTTAGTTAAGTGA
- a CDS encoding M14 family metallopeptidase: MFISNAMDSGNIDVIACDSADNIRLNIRNDLNTQKHQWFHFSLHNAANQQCQLLFENAGTAAYPSGWQDYRAVASYDRETWFRVDTSYQDGQLVINHLVEENLIYFAYFAPYSSERHRDLIAACQADDKVNYLALGQTIDGQSMDLLQIGQVSDDKKICWLIARQHPGETMAQWWMEGALATLLDDSNAIGQALLQQCVFYIVPNMNPDGSRRGHLRHNATGTDLNRAWRNTSIDNSPEVYLVRQKMEQTGVDFFLDVHGDEGLPYNFIAGAEGIPNWSNTRQAQLDGYKVALAQATPEFQTQFGYPIDEPGKANLDVGSNFIAQHFGCLSMTLEMPFKDNSEMPSPLYGWSPERSSALAQPCLLALLRTLEQQLL; the protein is encoded by the coding sequence GTGTTCATCTCAAACGCCATGGACAGCGGCAATATTGACGTCATTGCATGCGACTCTGCCGACAACATTCGTCTCAATATTCGCAACGATCTCAACACCCAAAAACATCAATGGTTTCATTTTAGTTTGCACAATGCCGCCAACCAACAATGCCAACTATTGTTTGAAAACGCAGGCACAGCGGCATACCCCTCAGGCTGGCAAGATTATCGGGCAGTAGCCAGTTACGATCGCGAGACGTGGTTTCGGGTAGACACCAGCTATCAAGACGGTCAGTTGGTGATCAATCACTTAGTGGAAGAAAATCTCATCTACTTTGCCTACTTCGCCCCATATTCGAGCGAACGCCATCGCGACCTCATTGCCGCATGTCAGGCTGACGATAAGGTTAACTACCTTGCCCTTGGGCAAACGATTGATGGTCAAAGCATGGATCTGCTGCAGATTGGTCAAGTAAGTGATGACAAGAAGATCTGCTGGCTAATTGCCCGCCAGCACCCCGGCGAAACGATGGCACAGTGGTGGATGGAGGGTGCCTTAGCAACGCTACTGGATGACAGCAACGCTATTGGCCAAGCACTACTGCAGCAATGTGTGTTCTATATTGTGCCCAACATGAACCCCGATGGCAGCCGCCGCGGTCACCTTCGTCACAATGCCACCGGCACCGACCTCAATCGTGCTTGGCGTAATACCAGCATAGATAACAGCCCAGAGGTCTATCTGGTTCGACAAAAAATGGAGCAGACCGGCGTCGATTTTTTCCTAGACGTTCATGGTGATGAAGGCTTGCCATATAACTTCATCGCTGGTGCTGAAGGAATCCCAAACTGGAGCAATACTCGCCAAGCTCAACTTGATGGCTACAAAGTGGCACTGGCTCAGGCTACCCCAGAGTTTCAAACCCAATTTGGCTATCCAATTGATGAGCCCGGCAAGGCCAATCTTGATGTTGGCAGCAACTTTATTGCCCAACACTTTGGTTGTTTATCAATGACTCTGGAGATGCCATTTAAGGACAACTCAGAGATGCCAAGCCCACTCTACGGTTGGAGCCCTGAGCGATCATCCGCATTGGCCCAGCCATGCCTGTTGGCATTATTGCGAACGTTAGAGCAGCAACTACTTTAA
- a CDS encoding cytochrome ubiquinol oxidase subunit I — MIIDEVVDLSRLQFALTAMYHFIFVPLTLGMTFLLAIMESLYVMTGKQIYKDMCKYWGKLFAINFALGVTTGITMEFQFGTNWAYYSHYVGDIFGAPLAIEALMAFFLESTLIGLMFFGWDRLSKVKHLAVTWSVALASNLSALWILIANGWMQNPVGSKFNYETMRMEMTSFSELLFNPVAQVKFVHTVASGYVTGAMFVLAISSYFILKGRDLAFARRSFSIAAAFGMASIVSVIILGDESGYEVGDVQKVKLAAIEAEFETHPAPAPFTAIGIPDSENMTVDYAVRIPYLMGIIATRSLDEQVTGIKDLKVEHEERIRNGMEGYALLQRLRSDEQLNSQEMARYEELKVDLGYGMLLKRYIDDVSKADNSMVAKAVDDSVPAVGPMFWSFRVMVGLGVLMALLIGLAFWQSCKQKVDEKPWLLKALLFTLPAPWIAIISGWFVAEYGRQPWTIAEVLPTYMSASSLSEADLIFSIIAICGFYTVALVIEMFLMFRFARLGPSSLKTGRYHFENGTKEASFDAALTSSAKETPNHV, encoded by the coding sequence ATGATTATCGATGAAGTTGTCGATCTATCGAGGTTACAGTTCGCGCTGACTGCGATGTATCACTTCATATTTGTCCCCCTAACTTTGGGGATGACTTTCCTGCTTGCCATTATGGAATCACTGTATGTGATGACTGGTAAGCAGATTTACAAAGATATGTGTAAATATTGGGGTAAGTTGTTTGCTATCAACTTCGCCTTGGGGGTTACTACTGGTATTACCATGGAGTTCCAGTTTGGAACCAACTGGGCTTACTACTCACACTACGTTGGTGACATCTTTGGTGCTCCGCTAGCGATTGAAGCACTGATGGCCTTCTTCTTAGAATCAACCCTGATTGGTTTGATGTTCTTTGGTTGGGATCGCCTATCTAAAGTGAAGCACTTGGCGGTAACCTGGTCGGTCGCTCTTGCTTCTAACTTATCGGCGTTATGGATTCTGATTGCTAACGGCTGGATGCAAAACCCGGTTGGCAGCAAGTTTAACTACGAAACCATGCGTATGGAGATGACCTCCTTTAGTGAACTGCTGTTTAACCCGGTAGCTCAGGTCAAATTTGTGCACACTGTCGCGTCTGGTTACGTTACTGGTGCGATGTTTGTCTTGGCCATCAGCTCTTACTTCATTCTGAAAGGGCGTGATCTGGCGTTTGCTCGTCGTTCATTTTCTATTGCCGCAGCCTTTGGTATGGCATCTATCGTGTCGGTAATCATCCTCGGTGATGAGTCTGGCTACGAAGTTGGTGACGTACAAAAAGTAAAACTGGCTGCGATTGAAGCTGAGTTTGAAACTCACCCTGCACCGGCTCCATTTACCGCGATTGGTATTCCCGATAGTGAAAACATGACCGTTGATTACGCGGTACGTATTCCTTACCTAATGGGGATTATCGCGACTCGTTCTTTGGACGAGCAGGTAACCGGCATCAAAGATCTCAAGGTTGAGCACGAGGAGCGTATTCGTAACGGCATGGAAGGCTATGCACTGCTGCAACGCTTGCGGTCAGATGAACAGCTGAATAGCCAAGAGATGGCGCGCTACGAAGAACTTAAGGTTGATTTAGGCTACGGCATGCTGCTGAAGCGCTACATCGACGACGTATCTAAAGCGGACAACAGTATGGTCGCCAAAGCGGTTGATGATTCTGTACCTGCAGTAGGTCCAATGTTCTGGAGCTTCCGTGTGATGGTTGGTCTTGGGGTGCTGATGGCTCTGCTGATTGGTCTGGCGTTCTGGCAGTCCTGTAAGCAGAAGGTTGATGAGAAACCGTGGTTGCTGAAAGCACTTTTGTTTACTCTGCCTGCGCCGTGGATCGCAATTATCTCCGGTTGGTTTGTCGCGGAATACGGTCGTCAACCGTGGACCATTGCTGAGGTGTTACCAACCTACATGTCGGCCTCTAGCCTAAGTGAAGCTGATCTTATCTTCTCCATCATCGCTATCTGTGGTTTCTACACTGTTGCCTTGGTTATCGAGATGTTCTTGATGTTCCGCTTTGCCCGTTTGGGGCCAAGTAGCTTGAAGACCGGTCGTTACCACTTTGAAAATGGAACCAAGGAAGCCAGCTTTGATGCGGCATTGACTTCCTCTGCCAAGGAGACGCCAAACCATGTTTGA
- a CDS encoding efflux RND transporter permease subunit, which produces MINALVVNPRLMIMAIALIMVAGFSSFNQLAQTEDPAFKERFAAVITAYPGGTAERVESLITEPLESTLRQLDEIKRLESASRPGFSRITIELNSGVIDTEAVWSKVRALSDEKAATFPRGTSQPRLDTQVSAAFTRILALRWVGPGTIDISALGRYGETLANRLRRVIGTDYVKVHGRQQEQILVEIGDAQMQSLGLTTDHVAAIIAASDSKGSSGRLSNDNVRAQVELAGELDSLERIRQVPLRLGDQQQGVRLGDVADVRRALYTPSEDSTFVNGQPAVLVAARMLPHVRVDRWDPKVDAQLEQLQKQLPSNVVIETLFNQRHYTELRLQDLAINLAQGFALIVIVLLITLGLRSALLVATALPLTVLITLTCMQFYGLPIHQMSVVGLVVALGIMVDNAIVIVDAIAQRKRQGLPPVEAVRRTLQHFWLPLLASTLTTVLAFAPIFLMPGPAGEFVGGIALAVSFALLASYAVSHTLIAGLSGRFVSAEAGAHWWQNGIQLPGLINRAKGGLQFALARPKTTIVLVMCLPLFGFWSATQLDEQFFPPSDRDMFQIQLWLPPSASHVATEKLMLEMDGWIRSQEGIKQTSWDVGRNMPSFYYNLRAAQRGVSNFAHGMITAVDYQRANQLIPLFQNELSARYPQAQILVRKLEQGPPFNAPVELRLIGDDFTALDRAGEELRLMLQQQPQVTHTRVSLQTGLPRVKLTLDEQAVRAAGLNLAEVTAQLSGNLDGSIGGTVLEGPESIPVRVRLSADAREASSDLANLPLSTPSGKWLTISALGNTSIESSRSEIPRRNGERINTVMAYLQSGVLPSTVLNRVQQQMAEQSYQLPSGTRLEIGGESAERDDAVGQLLSSVAFILVLLVTIVALSFNSFRLTVVILASAFQSVGLGLFSIFLGSYPFGFNTMIGLMGLMGLAINAAIVILAELEQSPAARQGDVDATITAIARCGRHISSTTITTIGGFLPLILAGGGFWPPFAIAIAGGTLLTTLLSFLFVPAAYRLSRRWGAPQDKAPSLAAAA; this is translated from the coding sequence ATGATTAATGCACTGGTGGTCAATCCCCGCTTGATGATTATGGCCATTGCCTTAATCATGGTTGCTGGCTTTAGTTCCTTCAATCAGCTCGCACAAACCGAAGACCCCGCTTTCAAAGAGCGTTTTGCCGCCGTCATTACCGCCTACCCAGGTGGAACCGCTGAAAGGGTTGAATCACTGATAACCGAACCGCTCGAGTCTACCCTGCGCCAACTCGATGAGATTAAGCGACTGGAGTCCGCCTCGCGTCCGGGCTTTTCTCGCATCACCATCGAGCTTAACTCCGGTGTTATCGATACCGAAGCGGTATGGAGCAAGGTGCGCGCCTTGAGTGACGAGAAAGCCGCGACCTTTCCTCGTGGGACATCACAACCACGACTCGATACTCAAGTATCAGCTGCATTTACTCGCATTCTTGCCCTACGCTGGGTTGGCCCAGGTACCATTGATATCAGCGCATTAGGACGCTATGGCGAAACGTTAGCTAACCGCTTACGCCGAGTTATTGGCACCGATTACGTTAAAGTTCATGGACGCCAGCAAGAGCAGATTTTGGTTGAGATTGGTGATGCTCAAATGCAATCCCTTGGCTTGACCACTGATCACGTTGCCGCGATTATTGCCGCCTCTGATAGCAAAGGCTCCAGCGGTCGCCTATCCAATGACAACGTTCGTGCGCAGGTGGAGCTGGCTGGTGAGCTCGACTCGTTAGAGCGTATCCGCCAAGTGCCACTGCGGCTCGGTGATCAACAACAAGGTGTGCGTTTAGGTGACGTAGCCGACGTACGCCGAGCACTCTACACTCCGTCGGAAGACAGTACCTTCGTGAATGGTCAACCAGCGGTGTTAGTTGCCGCAAGAATGTTACCCCACGTCAGGGTTGATCGCTGGGACCCGAAGGTCGACGCCCAACTCGAACAGTTGCAAAAACAGCTACCGAGTAACGTGGTTATTGAAACTCTATTTAATCAGCGCCATTACACCGAGCTTCGACTGCAGGATTTGGCAATCAATCTGGCCCAAGGGTTTGCACTGATTGTCATTGTCTTGCTTATCACTCTTGGGCTACGCTCCGCACTATTGGTGGCTACGGCCTTGCCGTTAACAGTGCTTATCACCCTCACCTGCATGCAGTTCTATGGGTTACCTATTCACCAAATGTCGGTCGTCGGCCTAGTGGTGGCGCTGGGAATCATGGTCGATAATGCCATTGTGATCGTCGACGCCATTGCCCAACGAAAACGACAGGGATTACCCCCAGTAGAAGCGGTTCGCCGTACCTTGCAACACTTCTGGTTGCCATTATTGGCATCAACATTGACCACCGTTCTGGCATTTGCACCAATATTTCTAATGCCGGGCCCCGCCGGTGAATTCGTTGGTGGTATCGCACTCGCCGTAAGCTTCGCTCTGCTGGCATCTTACGCCGTTTCCCACACCCTAATTGCCGGACTGTCCGGTCGTTTTGTCAGTGCCGAGGCCGGTGCTCATTGGTGGCAAAATGGTATTCAACTTCCCGGCCTAATTAACCGTGCCAAAGGCGGTTTACAGTTCGCATTAGCACGGCCCAAAACCACCATCGTGTTAGTTATGTGCCTGCCGCTATTTGGTTTTTGGAGTGCAACCCAACTGGACGAGCAGTTCTTCCCACCGTCAGATCGGGATATGTTTCAGATCCAATTATGGCTGCCACCATCAGCCAGTCATGTCGCTACCGAAAAGCTGATGCTGGAGATGGACGGCTGGATCCGCAGCCAAGAAGGGATAAAACAAACCAGCTGGGACGTTGGCCGTAATATGCCATCGTTCTACTACAACCTGCGCGCAGCTCAACGTGGCGTCAGTAACTTTGCCCACGGCATGATCACCGCGGTTGATTACCAACGAGCGAATCAACTCATTCCGTTATTCCAAAACGAGTTAAGCGCCCGTTATCCGCAAGCACAAATTTTAGTAAGAAAGCTAGAACAGGGACCACCATTTAATGCTCCGGTAGAACTGCGTTTGATCGGTGACGATTTCACTGCACTTGATCGTGCAGGTGAAGAACTAAGGTTAATGCTGCAACAACAACCACAGGTGACCCACACTCGGGTTTCTCTGCAAACCGGTTTACCACGAGTGAAGCTAACACTCGATGAACAAGCCGTCCGAGCGGCAGGGTTAAACCTTGCGGAAGTGACCGCCCAGTTAAGCGGTAACCTTGATGGCAGTATTGGCGGCACTGTGCTCGAGGGCCCTGAGAGTATCCCTGTAAGGGTACGTTTGAGTGCAGACGCTCGTGAGGCCAGCAGCGATCTCGCCAACCTACCGCTGTCAACGCCAAGTGGCAAGTGGTTGACCATATCAGCCCTTGGCAATACCTCAATCGAATCAAGCCGCAGTGAGATCCCTCGACGTAACGGCGAACGGATAAATACCGTTATGGCGTATCTGCAATCAGGTGTATTGCCTTCCACCGTATTAAATCGGGTACAGCAACAAATGGCTGAGCAGAGCTATCAGTTACCAAGTGGAACACGGTTGGAGATCGGTGGTGAGAGCGCTGAACGTGACGATGCTGTTGGTCAACTGTTGTCGAGTGTCGCCTTCATCTTAGTGCTATTGGTTACCATCGTGGCACTATCGTTCAACTCATTCCGGTTAACGGTAGTGATCCTCGCCAGTGCTTTTCAGTCAGTCGGTTTAGGGCTGTTTTCCATCTTCCTAGGCAGCTACCCATTTGGTTTTAACACTATGATTGGTCTTATGGGGCTGATGGGGCTGGCGATTAACGCAGCAATAGTTATCTTGGCTGAACTGGAACAGAGTCCAGCAGCGCGCCAAGGTGACGTCGACGCCACCATTACTGCCATTGCCCGCTGTGGTCGCCATATCAGTTCAACCACAATCACCACTATTGGCGGTTTTCTGCCATTAATTCTGGCCGGTGGCGGTTTTTGGCCACCATTTGCGATTGCCATCGCAGGTGGAACCCTGTTAACCACCCTACTGTCGTTTCTGTTTGTCCCAGCAGCGTACCGATTGAGTCGACGTTGGGGCGCACCGCAAGACAAAGCACCTTCACTAGCAGCTGCAGCATAG
- the cydX gene encoding cytochrome bd-I oxidase subunit CydX, whose protein sequence is MWYFVWFLGVLLACAFGIINALWLEAQETLDKESD, encoded by the coding sequence ATGTGGTATTTCGTTTGGTTCCTAGGTGTATTGTTGGCTTGCGCCTTCGGCATTATCAATGCCCTATGGCTTGAAGCCCAAGAGACCTTGGACAAAGAATCTGATTAA
- the cydB gene encoding cytochrome d ubiquinol oxidase subunit II → MFDYETLRLIWWALIVVLMIGFAVTDGFDMGVGALLPFIGKTDNERRVMINSIAPHWDGNQVWLITAGGALFAAWPMVFGAAFSGFYIAMVITLFALFFRPIGFDYRSKIEDPRWRNAWDWGLFIGGFVPPIIFGVAFGNLFQGVPFYYDEWMRNYYDGGFFGLLNPYGLLSGVMCFAMLTMHGGVWLQMKTEGELRERARIVSVGFAAVASALFVIGGVWLVNFIDGYVITSTIDTMAPSNPLNKTVELQAGAWLNNFTAYPVLYLAPLLAVAMPLLVIVLTKLNRCGFAFLCSSLALAGMVLTAAISLFPFVMPSSKNPNQSLTMWDATSSELTLNVMVVAAAIFVPLILLYTVWCYIKMFGRISEEHIEKNSTSLY, encoded by the coding sequence ATGTTTGATTATGAAACTCTGCGCCTTATTTGGTGGGCGCTGATCGTTGTGCTGATGATCGGTTTTGCCGTTACTGATGGCTTTGACATGGGCGTAGGCGCATTGCTGCCGTTCATAGGTAAGACTGATAATGAGCGTCGAGTGATGATTAACTCGATCGCACCTCATTGGGATGGTAACCAAGTGTGGTTAATCACCGCTGGTGGTGCCCTGTTTGCGGCATGGCCAATGGTTTTTGGGGCGGCCTTCTCGGGCTTCTACATTGCCATGGTGATCACCCTGTTTGCGTTGTTCTTCCGTCCTATCGGCTTCGATTACCGCTCGAAAATCGAAGATCCTCGCTGGCGTAATGCGTGGGACTGGGGCTTGTTTATTGGTGGCTTTGTACCGCCAATCATCTTCGGTGTGGCATTTGGTAACCTGTTCCAAGGCGTACCGTTTTACTACGACGAGTGGATGCGTAACTACTATGATGGCGGCTTCTTTGGTTTGCTTAACCCTTATGGGCTGCTCTCTGGTGTAATGTGTTTCGCTATGCTGACGATGCACGGTGGTGTATGGCTTCAGATGAAGACCGAAGGTGAGCTGCGCGAGCGTGCTCGTATAGTATCTGTCGGCTTTGCTGCAGTTGCGTCGGCACTGTTTGTTATCGGCGGTGTGTGGCTGGTGAACTTTATTGATGGTTACGTAATTACCTCTACCATCGATACTATGGCACCTTCAAACCCACTGAACAAAACTGTAGAGCTGCAAGCTGGCGCGTGGTTGAATAACTTTACCGCTTACCCTGTGCTGTACTTGGCACCGCTGTTAGCGGTAGCGATGCCGTTGTTGGTTATTGTATTAACCAAGCTGAATCGCTGTGGTTTTGCGTTCTTATGCTCCTCACTGGCCTTAGCGGGTATGGTTTTGACTGCGGCAATTTCACTGTTCCCATTCGTGATGCCGTCGTCTAAGAACCCAAACCAATCGCTAACCATGTGGGATGCAACCAGCTCTGAGTTGACCCTGAACGTGATGGTAGTTGCTGCAGCTATCTTCGTACCGTTGATTCTGTTGTACACGGTTTGGTGTTACATCAAGATGTTTGGTCGCATTAGCGAAGAACACATCGAAAAGAACTCAACGTCGCTGTACTAA